The following is a genomic window from Magnetococcales bacterium.
GCGTCATGGCCGGACCCCGAAAGGCGATCAAAAGTCCCTGGAAAACTCCAACATCAGGCGACCGCCCTGCTCAGAGCCGTCCCGGTCGGCGAATCCGGCATTGAATTGCAGGTTTTCGTTGAAGTGGTAAGAGGATTCGAATCCCACGCCCCGGTCGGAGATCTTGCCGGAGAACTCGAAGTTCTTCAAGGCGCTGCCTGCGGTGGCTTCACTGCCGGGATTGAAGCGGAACTCCACCTGGGTGGGCCGCAGAGGCTTCCAGTGGGGGGTGATCAGGGCGCCGTCCCGGCTGGAACCGATCAGGCCGCGTCCCACGACCGGATCCACGGTCACACCCAGCACATGCCATTCACGGGTGGCCACGGAGAGGGCCGGAACATCCTGAGCCATGCCCAAGGCCAAGGCGCCGCCCACTTCGTGCCGCACCACCTTTTCGGCGCGTTTCAAAGCCTGGGACATCTGCTTGCGCGCCAGCTCCCGACGCAACACCTCCCGCTCCTCCGCGGGCAGCACCTGCTCCTGACCCTTCAGCTCCTGGCGGATCCGATCGGTGTCGCGGGCGTCGTCATTGCGGGTGAAAGCTGCTCCCAGGGCCTGGCGCACAGTCTTGCCCAGGTTTTTGCCCCCGGTGGACTGCCCCCCCTCGTCGGCCAGACACTCCCCGGAAATCCCCGCCGCACCCGCCAGGAGGCTACCCGCCACACATCCGATCAAAGCTGCACGATTCATTGTTTTCTCCTACTGACGGGTTCCAAGCCGGGGCGTCGAGTCGTCAACTCTACTGCAGAGGCTGTGCCATCCATGGCACCGGGAACCTTCTCCCTTACTGGAACGCCAGTGGGGACATTGAAACACATTGTTCACATGTAGTTCAAGGCTTTTCTGCGCCGCCAAATAGAAAAGCGCATTTGACACCTGCAGGAGGTCAGGTCTATTTTTATATGGAGATTCAATAGGTTTCAAAATAGGGAAACGCTCATTGACTGTAAAAGAGACTTGACAATGATCTCCTCCGCCGAGCCCGTAAACTGGCATCAGGAACTCACGCGCCTGAAGGTTCAACTGGACAAACTGCATCGCGCCTGGTCTCCCCGGGACCGGCTGGGGATACCGATTCTGCTGGCCCAGGTCATTCCTTCCCTGTTGCAGGGGGAAAAATCTGCCGTCTATCTCCTGGAAGACTCGGGGGAGAGGCGTTGGCGGGTCTGCCGCAGCGGCTCGTCCACCACGGAAGCGCCCGGCCGGGACGAGTTGATGGCTTTGGAGTCGTGGCTGGGACGGGAGGGGGTGCAATTCCTGACCTCGCCCGCACCGGTAATGTTGCTGACGGTGCGGGGTCTGCTCAACCGGGTGCCCCTGGCGCTGCTGCGCCTGGAGCGCCGCCCCGGCTCCCCACTCTTCACCGCTTTCGATGCCGCCCGACTCGAAGAGGTGGGTCGGTTGCTGGCCTATGTGCGGGAGGCCTTCACCCTCAACGACGGGGTCATCGACATCGCCCGCCAGTTGCATCGCCAGGTGCAGAACCAGCCGGAGCCCGTCGGCGACCGGCTGGTGGCGGAAAGCCGCGCCTTCCGGCAGGTGGTGGAGCTGGCCCGGCAACTGTCGGTGCTGCCGGTGGAGGTCTTCATTCACGGGGAGAGCGGCAGCGGCAAGGAGGTGGTGGCGCGACTGATTCACGGTCAGAGGGAACGACGCAGCGCCCCTTTCGTGGCGGTGAACTGCGCCGCCATTCCCGAAAACCTCATGGAGAGCGAATTCTTCGGCCACGAGAAGGGCGCCTTCAGCGGCGCGGTCTCCGGTCGCATGGGCCGGTTCGAGGAGGCCACGGGGGGCACTCTGTTTCTCGACGAGGTAGGGGAACTGCCCCTGGCCATGCAGGCCAAGTTCCTGCGGGCCATTCAGGAAAAGGAGGGCACCCGGCTGGGCTCCGGCACGCTGCGTCGTTACGATTTCCGTCTGCTTTCCGCTTCCGCCACCCATCTCCGGGATCTGGTGGCCCTGGGGCGGTTTCGCGAGGATCTTTATTACCGGCTCTTTGCGGTGGACGTGCGGGTGCCGCCGTTGCGGGAGCGTCCGGAGGATATCGCGCCTCTGGCCCGCCTCTTCCTGGAATCGGCCATGGTGCGTTTCGGCAAGCGGTGCGGCGGATTTCAACCCGCCACCCTGGCCGCTCTGCTGGACCATTCCTGGCCGGGGAACGTGCGGCAGTTGCGTCATGAGGTAGAGCGGCTGCTGGCCCTGGTCGAGGAGGGAGAGTCGATTCCGCCGCAACGGCTCTCTTTTGCCGCCAAGGCCGAAAGCCTGGCCGCCCCCCTCCCCCGCGACGGGGAGAGTCTCGATCTGGCCAGCGCCCGCGCCCGACTGGAACAGCGGTTGATCCGGCAGGCGCTGCACGAAACCGGGGGCAACAAGGTCAAAGCCGCCCGACTGCTGGGCATCACCCGCCAGGCACTGCACCTGAAATTGCGGGAAGCGGCGCCGGCGAGGTGAGAATCCGTTTCAAGTAATACGGGGGTCCGGGGGGGGATTATCCCCCCCGGCGGGGTTCGGGGCAGCGCCCCGAGGTGTTGACCTGGCCTTTGGCCGTAGCGGTCCGAAGCACCCCATAATAACGCAACTACCAACCCCACATGCGATTCCGATGAATGCTTCGGACCGCCGGAGGGGGTCAGGGGAGGGACTCATCCTCCCCATCCTTGAACGCCCCACCAAGACGCAGCCGGACTATCCCCGCCAGAACTCCCGAATCAAGATGGAACAATTCCCGAAGGGAACGATCTGCATCTCCCCAACTCTGCGGACCCGCTCCTGAAAGGCCCCGCCTGATCCGACGGCGCGCGCGCCGCACCCGCACTTTTCTTCTCCCACATTCCTTCCCTACTACAAATTATTTATTCACAGGCTATAAAAAATCATGTAGCATCTCGATCGTTGGAATTTAGCCCGATATTGAGGAGTTGACATGACGACAGATAATTCACACCACAAACTTCACTCACCGTATTCATCCAAGGAAACGACCGCCCCTCCCGTGGATGAATCCAAAATCCTGACCACCTTCGAAAAGGCCAAAAGCGCCTTGCAACCCTGGCGGGATCGGGTGCGCAAAATCAACTCCACCTTTCTGGACGATCGGGAAGAGCTGCTCACCACCACCGCCCCCTCTCTCAACATCTTCGCCGCCTCGGTCTTCACCCTGCGCCCCATCTTCTTCCAGGGCATCCCCAAACCCAAAGCCACCCGCTACCACGGCGATACCGACCCCGTGGCCCGCGTCGGCTCCATCCTGCTGGAACGGCTGCTGACCAAACTGCTGGACAAGAATCAGGCCCATCACACCTGGCAACGCATCATCACCGATTTCCTGCTTTCGGGCCTGGGCATCCCCTGGCTGCGCTATGCCTCCACCAGCCGGGAGATCCAACTGGAAGACGAAACCCTCTCCATTCTGCGAGACGAGTCGATCCTGCTGGAACGGGTCCACCCCCTCGATTTCGTCTGGGATCACCGGGCCTCCACCTGGCAGGAGTGTACCTTCGTGGCCCGTCGCATCTGGATGGACGCCGACTCCATCGACGAACGCTTCGGCCCCTCCGGATGGCATAACGCCATCACCCTGTCCGGCTCCTCCTCGCGACTGGATGATCGCATCGACGGCAAGATGGGCATCTGGGAAATCTGGCACAAGCCTTCCAAAACCGTCTTCTGGCTCTCGCAGAACAGTCGCTCCATCCTCGATCGCATGGAGGACCCCTACGATCTGGCCGGTTTCTTCCCCTGCCCCATGCCCCTGCTGCGCCTCGGCGGACTCGACGACCTCATCCCCGTGCCCGACTTCGTGCTGTGCCAGGATCTCTACGCCGAAATCGACACCTACACGCAGCGCATCAGCCTGCTGTCGGATGCCCTGAAAGTGGTGGGACTCTACAACGCCGAGTGCAAAGAGGATCTGACCCGCCTGCTGCAGGCCCGGCAAAACAAGCTGGTGCCGGTCGACAGCTGGGCCATGTGGGTGCAAAACGGGGGACTGCGCGGCAACGTGGAGTTCTTCCCCATCGTCGATGTGGCCACCACGCTGCAACATGTCATCGCCTTGCGGGAAGGGGCGATTGCCAAACTCTACGAAATCTCCGGCATCTCCGACCTGATGCGGGGTCGTCCCGACCCGCGACAGACCGCGACCGGAACCCGCATGCAAGCCGTCTACGGCAACCTGCGCACCATGGAAGGCCAGGGAGCCGTGGACCGGCAGTGGGTCGATGTCTTCCGCAAAATGGCCGAACTGGCCCTGACCATCTTCGAGGATCGCTCCCTGGTGGAGCTTTCCGGAGCCCTCTCCCTGACCCACGAAGATCCCGCCCTGATCCACGCCGCCCTGTACCTGCTGCGCCATGAAGCCGCCCGGGATCTGGCCATCGATATCGAATCCTCCGCCACCCTCGATCTGCTCCAGGGCGCCGACCGCATGGAAAAAATGGAGGCCGTTCAGGCCCTGGGCAAACTGGTCTCCGAAGTCACCGCCCTGATACGCACCGATCCGGCCTTGCGGGAACTGGGCATCGCCCTGCTGCAACAGGCCGCAACCGTGCTTCCGGGAGCCAAGGGGCTGGAAGGCGTCCTGGCCAAAGCCCTGCCGGAGTTGGCCGCGCCCCGGCCCGCCCCGATGCCTCCCCAGTTCGCCGGCATGGGCCCCATGGCCCCGCCCATGCCCGTTGCGCCGGGTATGGGCGCCCCACCCATGCCCGTTGCGCCGGGCATGGGTGCCCCGCCCATGCCCGTTCGTCCACCGGCGGCCCCCGGAATGGTCGGCCTGCCGGTATCCCCTCCACAACCGATTTAGGAGATCTGCTGAACGTATCGATTCGCGACCGCTTCAACCCTTTTAATCATCAACAGTGACTTTCAACTAACCAGGAGTAAATTCAGTGACGCAATCCGCCTATCGTAACGAACTCGAAAATGACATCCGTGCCGCCATGGCCCAGAACGGTCTGCTCGGCAAGGCCACCGCCAATCCGGAAGAGGAGCCGCCCGTCGAGGAGATGGAGGCCGCTGCCGAAGTGGCCGAGGGGGAGATTCCCATCGTGGCATGGCTGGCCGACCACGACGAGGAGTGGCGCAAGCTCTCCCCCGCCGCCCGCCAGCGGCTGGCCGAAGCCTTCGCCCGGGAACAGGAGGTGGCCCCCTATCGGCCCTCCATCGAAACCCTGAAACAGGCGAGCGCCTTCTTCCCCTATATGAAGCCCCACGAGTTGGTGAAAAACGCCATGATGCTGGAAGGGGCCTTCGCCACCAATCCCCACCACACCGTCAGCTCCCTGGCCCGCCACTTCGGTGTGCCCACGGGGCCGGAATCCCGCTCGGCGCAACCCTCCCCGGCCCAAACCCGGAGAGCGGAGCAGGCCAACCCCGACGCCGGCGGCGGGGAGGTGGCCGATCCCCGGCTGCAAGCCCTCCTGAAAGAGGTGGGAGCCCTGAAGGGATACCTGCAACAGCGGGAAGCCATGGAACGCAAAGCCCATTACAAGATGGCCGTGGACCGCTGGCGCGAGCTGTTTGAAGCCGCCTCCAAGGAAAAGGGACCGGACGGCAAGCTGGTGCGTCCCAACTTCCGACAGCACGCGGCGGAGATCCTCAAGTACTGCTCCATCGGGCACGACCCGGCCACCGCCTACGACCTGGCGGAAATGGCCAATCCCACCACCCGCGAAGCCTACCGCAAGCGCATCGAAACCGATGCCCTGAGAAAGGCCGGCAGCGCCTCGCGAACCAAGGGCGCCCTCTCCGGCAAAGTGCTGGGCGGAAGCCCCTCCAACGCCACCGCCGACCTGGAACCCGCCGAAACCCTGGAAGAGGAAGTGCGCCGGGCCATGGCCATGCACATGAATCTTCACGTCTGACCACCTCATGGCTGGACCGCAAGGTCCAGCCATCCCCTTTAAAGGTGCAATCATGGCCACCTTCATCCTCGCCGCCTACCTGTTGATGGCCCTCTTTTGGGACTACCACGAATGATTTACTACCGAAACACACCCGAATTCGATGAACACTTTTCCATGGACCGGGCCGTGCGTGATGCCGATGGCAACATCATCGGCGTGGAGGTTCCCGCCCCCCCGCCGCTTTCCACGGCACAACAGTTTATCGCTGAGCACGCCCCAAGACTGGAATACCTGAACCCGACACATCCAGCCATCGGCAACACCGAATACATTCTGGGTACGGTTCCATGGCGCAACAGCACGGGAGACTACCCGGTTGTGCCCCAAGAGAAAATCGATGGCTATCTGGAGGCTTACAAGCAATTCCTGGAAAACTCCTCAACGGAAGATGGTCGCAATCGCTACGCCCCCGCCGTGGACAAGTTGAGCCGGGAGATAATGGAACAAAGCGGCATCGGCGTTGCCTGGCAACCGATCGATCTGGAGGCTTTCAAGCCTCCGAAACGTCAAGGGGGATTGGGTGGTTTCCTGGATGCCATCGTCCCCGCGCTTCCCAGTATCGGTCTGGGGGTGATCACGGCCGGGGCCTCCTTGCCGGCCTCATTGGCCATCAATGCCGGGGTCGGCTATGCCACCGGAGGCACAAAAGGCGCTTTGCAAGGCGTCCTGGGAGGCGCCCTCGGGAACATGGTTTCCGGTGTCGTCGGACAGCCCTTCGCCGCCATGACCAGCTCCCCCGTGGCCGGAGCCATCGCTTCCGGGGCTACCACCGGTCTGATCACCAATGGTCCCAAGGGTATGCTGGCGGGCGGCTTTTCCGGGGGATTGGGGCAAGCCCTGGGTTCCTTCCTGGGCTCCGTCGGCCAATCGTCTACCTCCACAAAAACCACAACCAACTCAACCACTCCACCACCAGCACCTACGGGAGCTTCAAAAATGGGCCTTTTCGATGGATTTTCAGACTACTTCTCCAACCTCTCCTCGTCGTTTAACGATACCTCTTCCGGGAACTCATCCTCCAAGCCTGGCTTAACCATGGAGGAGATGAACAACTGGTTCGATACCCCTGACCCGGCAGACAGGCCCGGTGCATCGCTGACCGATTGGTGGGACTCGATCTTTTCACCCGATCCGACAACCTCACCCACAACCACGCCGCCTGTCCTACCGGCTCCCAACGACAGTTCCACAGGTATTTTCACCGCCCTCGGTAAAGGCCTGGGAGGGTCGCTTGGAAATGCCCTTGGCAACCTCTTCGCCCCGGAACCCGATTCCCCCGATATCAAAGGCAGCTCCTTTTGGCCCAGTCTGATGCAATTGGCCGGCTCGACCCTCACCAACAAACTACTTGAACACAACCTCCCCGACCGACCCAACTACCCCGATCCCCTGCAGGTGGCCCGGACCCAAGCCGACCTCAACAAGGAAGCCGCCCTCTACAATGCCAATCTGGGGCGTTTCGGATACAACATGCCGGGCATGCAGGGCTTTTGGAGCGGGGCCGTCGATGACCCCAACAAGACCTGGAACGTCACCCTCGATCCGGCACTGGCCGCCCAGCAACAGGCTCAGTGGACCTTCGGACGGGATCTGCAACAAGGTGTGGCAAACCTTTACAACCAGGCCATGGCCCAAGGCCTGTTCGATGTCTTCCATCTGCCCGACAACCTGCCCCGAAGCAACCTCGATTTCTCCGGTCTGCCCGCTCTGGCCGGATACGACGAGACGGCCCGGCAACGCGCCGAAGACGCGGTCTTCAACAATTACAAACGGCTGCTCGACCCGCAACGCAACAACGAACTGACCGACCTGCATACCCGCCTGGCCAACCAGGGCATCGGACTGGGCAGCGATGCCTGGAACCGGGAAATGAACACCTTCAACACCCGGTGGGACGACCAGTACAACGCCGCCCGCAACAACGCCATCGCCACCGGCGGAAACGAATTGCAACGAGCCTTCAACAACTCCCTGCAAGCCCGTTCGCAGATGGGCAATGAAGCCCTGAACATGGCCACCTGGCAGAATCAGGCCCGAGCCCAGGCCT
Proteins encoded in this region:
- a CDS encoding sigma-54-dependent Fis family transcriptional regulator — encoded protein: MISSAEPVNWHQELTRLKVQLDKLHRAWSPRDRLGIPILLAQVIPSLLQGEKSAVYLLEDSGERRWRVCRSGSSTTEAPGRDELMALESWLGREGVQFLTSPAPVMLLTVRGLLNRVPLALLRLERRPGSPLFTAFDAARLEEVGRLLAYVREAFTLNDGVIDIARQLHRQVQNQPEPVGDRLVAESRAFRQVVELARQLSVLPVEVFIHGESGSGKEVVARLIHGQRERRSAPFVAVNCAAIPENLMESEFFGHEKGAFSGAVSGRMGRFEEATGGTLFLDEVGELPLAMQAKFLRAIQEKEGTRLGSGTLRRYDFRLLSASATHLRDLVALGRFREDLYYRLFAVDVRVPPLRERPEDIAPLARLFLESAMVRFGKRCGGFQPATLAALLDHSWPGNVRQLRHEVERLLALVEEGESIPPQRLSFAAKAESLAAPLPRDGESLDLASARARLEQRLIRQALHETGGNKVKAARLLGITRQALHLKLREAAPAR